The following are encoded in a window of Thiohalophilus sp. genomic DNA:
- the yacG gene encoding DNA gyrase inhibitor YacG: MSRLVVKCPTCGKPVSWDENAKWRPFCSDRCRLIDLGEWASESHRIPGDRKLPDEFIDEQTDPDEDKD, translated from the coding sequence ATGAGCCGTCTGGTCGTCAAATGCCCGACCTGCGGCAAGCCGGTGAGCTGGGATGAAAACGCCAAATGGCGTCCCTTCTGCAGCGATCGTTGCAGGCTGATCGATCTGGGCGAATGGGCCAGCGAAAGCCACCGCATTCCCGGGGATCGCAAACTGCCCGATGAGTTCATCGACGAACAAACCGATCCGGACGAAGATAAGGACTAA
- the argJ gene encoding bifunctional glutamate N-acetyltransferase/amino-acid acetyltransferase ArgJ, with protein MADAHNPAFEPVPGIRLGTTCAGIKKPGRRDLVVMALAPGSTAAAVFTRNAFCAAPVSVAREHLQQRQPRYLLINTGNANAGTGAAGLADARQCCAALAEQVGCQTQEVLPFSTGVIGEPLPVTRITEGLPAACAALGAAGWDQAAHGILTTDTVPKLVSRQLTLAGRTVTLTGMAKGSGMIRPDMATMLAFIATDAALEAPLLQELLQQAVDHSFNRITVDGDTSTNDACLLAATGASGVNVTAGSVEAKALSEALQDVCVALARAIVRDGEGATKLINLVVNGGRDETECLAVAYTIAHSPLVKTAFFASDPNWGRLLAAVGRAGLAELDVESVSLWLDDVLLAEAGGRAAGYTEEQGQRVMNQDEITVTVDLQRGDATATVWTCDFSYDYVRINAEYRT; from the coding sequence ATGGCTGATGCCCACAATCCCGCCTTCGAACCGGTGCCCGGCATCCGGCTGGGTACGACGTGCGCCGGGATCAAAAAACCGGGCCGTCGCGATCTGGTGGTGATGGCGCTGGCCCCGGGAAGCACGGCGGCCGCGGTCTTCACCCGCAACGCTTTTTGCGCCGCCCCGGTCAGCGTCGCCCGCGAGCATTTGCAACAGCGCCAGCCGCGCTATTTGCTGATCAACACCGGTAACGCCAATGCCGGCACCGGCGCGGCCGGCCTGGCCGATGCCCGTCAGTGCTGCGCGGCGCTGGCCGAGCAGGTCGGTTGTCAGACTCAGGAGGTGCTGCCGTTCTCCACCGGGGTGATCGGCGAGCCGTTGCCGGTGACACGGATTACCGAGGGCCTGCCGGCGGCCTGTGCGGCGCTGGGTGCGGCGGGCTGGGACCAGGCGGCCCACGGCATCCTGACCACCGACACCGTCCCCAAACTCGTCTCCCGCCAGCTCACCCTGGCGGGGCGCACGGTCACGCTCACCGGGATGGCCAAGGGCAGCGGCATGATTCGCCCGGATATGGCGACCATGCTCGCCTTTATCGCCACCGATGCGGCGCTCGAGGCGCCCTTGCTGCAGGAACTGCTGCAGCAGGCGGTGGACCACTCCTTCAACCGGATCACGGTCGACGGTGACACCTCCACCAACGATGCCTGTCTGCTGGCGGCCACGGGGGCCAGCGGCGTCAACGTGACCGCCGGCAGTGTCGAGGCCAAAGCGCTGTCCGAGGCCCTGCAGGATGTCTGTGTGGCACTGGCCCGGGCCATCGTGCGCGACGGCGAAGGGGCTACCAAACTGATCAATCTCGTGGTCAACGGCGGACGCGACGAGACCGAATGCCTGGCTGTGGCCTATACGATCGCCCATTCGCCGCTGGTCAAGACCGCCTTTTTCGCCAGCGATCCCAACTGGGGCCGACTGCTGGCCGCGGTCGGCCGGGCCGGACTCGCGGAACTGGATGTCGAAAGCGTCAGCCTGTGGCTGGACGACGTGCTGCTGGCCGAGGCGGGCGGACGCGCCGCCGGCTATACCGAGGAACAGGGCCAGCGGGTGATGAATCAGGACGAGATCACCGTCACCGTGGATCTGCAGCGCGGCGATGCCACGGCCACCGTCTGGACCTGCGACTTCTCCTACGACTACGTGCGCATCAACGCCGAATACCGAACCTAG
- the coaE gene encoding dephospho-CoA kinase (Dephospho-CoA kinase (CoaE) performs the final step in coenzyme A biosynthesis.) yields the protein MLIVALTGGIGSGKSTVADAFARRGVPIIDTDVIARELVAPGQPALAQIAAHFGDSILTADGQLDRGALRAIVFADPARRRALEQILHPRIRDEVRRRLDGLQGPYCLVVIPLLAETGDYPFVDRVLLVEADEETRVRRTMARDQLSREQVAQILASQSSRDQRRALADDLIDNSRDLEQLEQQIDTLHEKYLTLAGTH from the coding sequence ATGTTGATCGTGGCGCTGACCGGCGGCATCGGCAGCGGCAAATCGACCGTCGCCGATGCCTTTGCCCGACGGGGTGTCCCGATCATCGACACTGATGTCATTGCCCGGGAGCTGGTCGCGCCCGGCCAGCCGGCGCTGGCACAAATCGCGGCGCACTTCGGTGACAGTATACTGACGGCGGACGGCCAGCTCGACCGGGGCGCGCTGCGCGCTATCGTCTTCGCCGATCCCGCCCGGCGCCGGGCGCTGGAGCAGATCCTCCACCCGCGGATCCGCGACGAAGTCCGGCGCCGGCTCGACGGGTTGCAGGGGCCATACTGCCTGGTGGTCATTCCCCTGCTGGCCGAAACCGGCGACTACCCCTTTGTTGATCGGGTGCTGCTGGTGGAGGCGGACGAGGAGACCCGGGTCCGCCGCACCATGGCCCGCGATCAACTCTCACGCGAGCAGGTCGCGCAGATCCTGGCCAGCCAGAGTAGTCGCGACCAACGTCGCGCCCTGGCCGATGACCTCATCGATAACAGCCGCGACCTGGAACAACTGGAACAGCAGATCGATACCCTGCACGAAAAATATCTGACGCTCGCCGGGACACACTGA
- the secA gene encoding preprotein translocase subunit SecA, translating into MFKPFLKKVFGSRNERLVKQMGKTVERINALEADMQALSDAELQNKTVEFRQRLADGMKLDDLLPEAFAVVREAAVRTLGMRHFDVQLIGAMVLHQGKISEMRTGEGKTLMATLACYLNALPQTGVHVVTVNDYLARRDAEWMGKVYEFLGMSVGTIGSGMPFEDKKAAYAADITFGTNNEFGFDYLRDNMAFSKEEQFQRQLGFAVIDEVDSILIDEARTPLIISGPSEDSSGHYHKINALVPKLTKQEEEDGPGDYSVEEKNKQIYLTEEGHQHVEELLTEVGLLEEGESLYDAANIGLLHHVNAALRAHVLFQKDVDYIVQDNEVVIVDEFTGRTMPGRRWSDGLHQAVEAKEGVEIQRENQTVASITFQNFFRLYDKLSGMTGTADTEAYEFQTIYGLEVVVIPTHKPMIRQDMVDKVYLTQQEKFQAILDDIRDCKQRGQPALVGTTSIEVSELLSGVLQKEQIQHEVLNAKQHAREAEIIAQAGRPGAVTIATNMAGRGTDIVLGGNLDAELAEFEAADEQALEQHRQGWQQRHDQVVDAGGLHIIGTERHESRRIDNQLRGRSGRQGDPGSSRFYLSLEDSLMRIFASEKVSGLMQRLGMKEGESIEHPWVSRAIENAQRKVEGHNFDLRKQLLEYDDVANDQRRVIYEQRNELLSAEDISDTVKAIREDVVYNMVTPYVPPQSLEEQWDLPGLEEMIEAEFGLKLEVRQWLEEDASLHEESLREKVLAEIEAAYAAKEESVGSEVMRQVEKAVMLQVLDGQWREHLAMMDQLRQGIHLRGYAQKNPKQEYKRESFQLFTEMLDRIKQEAITILSRLRVRSEDDVDALEQQRRQQQHADAMEFQHREISAMSEEEPAAAPAPAATPYVREGRKVGRNEPCPCGSGKKYKQCHGKLS; encoded by the coding sequence ATGTTCAAACCATTCCTGAAAAAAGTTTTCGGCAGCCGTAACGAGCGCCTGGTCAAGCAGATGGGTAAAACCGTCGAGCGCATCAACGCGCTGGAAGCGGACATGCAGGCCCTCTCCGATGCCGAGCTGCAAAACAAAACTGTCGAATTTCGCCAGCGGCTGGCCGACGGGATGAAACTGGACGACCTGTTGCCGGAGGCTTTCGCCGTAGTGCGCGAAGCGGCGGTGCGGACGCTGGGGATGCGCCATTTCGATGTGCAGTTGATCGGTGCCATGGTGCTGCATCAGGGCAAGATATCCGAAATGCGCACCGGCGAAGGCAAGACCCTGATGGCGACCCTGGCCTGCTATCTGAATGCCCTGCCACAAACCGGCGTTCATGTGGTGACCGTCAACGATTATCTGGCCCGCCGTGATGCCGAGTGGATGGGCAAGGTGTACGAATTTCTGGGGATGTCGGTGGGCACCATCGGCTCCGGCATGCCGTTTGAAGACAAGAAAGCCGCCTACGCCGCGGATATTACCTTCGGCACCAACAACGAGTTCGGTTTTGATTATCTGCGCGACAACATGGCGTTCAGCAAGGAGGAGCAATTCCAGCGTCAGCTGGGCTTTGCCGTAATCGACGAAGTGGACTCGATTCTCATCGACGAGGCCCGCACACCGTTGATTATCTCCGGGCCGTCCGAAGACAGTTCCGGGCATTATCACAAGATCAACGCGCTGGTTCCCAAGCTGACCAAACAGGAAGAGGAAGACGGTCCCGGCGACTACAGCGTCGAGGAAAAGAACAAGCAGATTTACCTGACCGAGGAAGGCCACCAGCATGTGGAAGAGTTGCTCACCGAAGTCGGGCTGCTTGAAGAGGGCGAGAGTCTCTACGATGCCGCCAACATCGGCCTGCTGCACCATGTTAACGCCGCGCTGCGCGCGCATGTGCTGTTCCAGAAAGATGTGGATTACATCGTGCAGGATAACGAAGTGGTCATCGTCGACGAGTTCACCGGGCGCACCATGCCGGGCCGGCGCTGGTCCGACGGGCTGCACCAGGCGGTGGAAGCCAAGGAGGGGGTGGAGATCCAGCGCGAGAACCAGACCGTCGCCTCGATTACCTTCCAGAACTTTTTCCGGCTCTACGACAAGTTGTCGGGCATGACCGGGACCGCCGACACCGAAGCCTACGAGTTCCAGACCATCTACGGGCTGGAAGTGGTGGTGATCCCGACCCACAAGCCGATGATTCGCCAGGATATGGTGGACAAGGTCTATCTTACCCAGCAGGAGAAGTTTCAGGCCATCCTGGATGACATTCGCGATTGCAAGCAGCGCGGCCAACCGGCGCTGGTCGGCACCACGTCGATCGAAGTGTCGGAATTGCTCTCCGGTGTGCTGCAAAAAGAGCAGATTCAGCACGAAGTATTGAATGCCAAGCAGCATGCCCGCGAGGCCGAGATCATCGCCCAGGCCGGGCGCCCCGGCGCGGTGACCATCGCCACCAACATGGCCGGCCGCGGTACCGATATCGTGCTCGGCGGTAACCTGGACGCGGAACTGGCGGAGTTCGAAGCCGCGGACGAACAGGCGCTGGAACAGCATCGCCAGGGTTGGCAACAGCGCCACGATCAGGTGGTGGACGCCGGCGGGTTGCATATCATCGGCACCGAGCGCCACGAGTCGCGGCGTATCGACAACCAGTTGCGCGGTCGCTCCGGACGCCAGGGCGATCCCGGCTCCTCGCGCTTTTATCTGTCCCTGGAAGACAGCCTGATGCGCATCTTCGCCTCGGAGAAGGTCTCCGGGTTGATGCAGCGTCTGGGTATGAAAGAGGGCGAGTCCATCGAACATCCATGGGTCAGCCGGGCGATCGAAAATGCCCAGCGCAAGGTCGAGGGCCATAACTTCGATCTGCGCAAGCAGCTGCTGGAATATGACGATGTCGCCAACGACCAGCGCAGGGTGATCTACGAGCAACGCAACGAACTGTTGTCGGCCGAAGACATCAGCGACACCGTCAAGGCGATTCGCGAGGACGTGGTTTACAACATGGTCACTCCGTATGTGCCGCCGCAGAGCCTCGAGGAGCAGTGGGATCTGCCGGGCCTGGAAGAGATGATCGAAGCGGAGTTCGGCCTCAAGCTGGAGGTCCGCCAGTGGCTGGAAGAGGACGCCAGTCTGCATGAAGAGTCCCTGCGCGAGAAAGTCCTGGCCGAGATCGAAGCGGCCTATGCCGCCAAGGAAGAGAGCGTCGGCAGTGAAGTCATGCGCCAGGTTGAAAAGGCGGTGATGCTGCAGGTATTGGACGGGCAGTGGCGTGAACACCTGGCCATGATGGATCAGCTGCGTCAGGGCATTCATCTGCGCGGCTATGCGCAGAAGAACCCCAAGCAGGAATACAAGCGTGAATCCTTCCAGCTGTTTACGGAAATGCTGGATCGCATCAAGCAGGAGGCGATCACCATTCTCAGCCGGTTGCGGGTACGCAGCGAGGATGACGTGGATGCGCTGGAGCAGCAACGCCGCCAGCAACAACACGCCGACGCCATGGAGTTCCAGCATCGGGAGATCAGCGCCATGAGCGAGGAAGAGCCCGCCGCCGCGCCGGCCCCGGCCGCCACTCCCTATGTCCGGGAAGGGCGCAAGGTCGGGCGCAACGAACCCTGCCCCTGCGGCTCGGGCAAGAAGTACAAACAGTGCCACGGCAAGCTGAGCTGA
- a CDS encoding type II secretion system F family protein encodes MAQAAAKQDTFLWEGKDNKGQTVKGEVTGQSIALVKANLRRQGINPKKVKKKPKPLFGGGGKVKAADISIFSRQLATMMSSGVPLVQAFDIIGRGHENPAMQKLLLGVKADIESGSNLSEALAKHPYHFDDLFCNLVRAGEHAGILDDILDKIALYKEKTEAIKGKIKKAMFYPTAVIVVAFLITAILMLFVIPEFENLFSGFGADLPALTKFVVNMSEIFQQYWWAIFGGIIGGVYALIQAKKRSKKFNVFLDKVLIKMPILGPILNKAAIARYARTLATMFAAGVPLVEAMESVAGAVGNVVYGNAVLRMRDEVATGTQLNVAMKSANLFPNMVIQMTAIGEEAGSMDTMLSKVADFYEEEVDNAVDSLSSLLEPIIMVFLGVLIGGLVIAMYLPIFQMGKVVGG; translated from the coding sequence ATGGCACAGGCTGCTGCTAAACAGGATACCTTCCTCTGGGAGGGTAAAGACAATAAAGGTCAGACAGTCAAGGGCGAAGTCACCGGTCAGAGTATCGCCCTGGTCAAGGCCAACTTGCGCCGCCAGGGGATCAACCCGAAAAAAGTCAAAAAGAAACCCAAACCTCTCTTTGGCGGTGGCGGCAAAGTCAAGGCAGCGGATATTTCCATCTTCAGTCGCCAGCTGGCCACGATGATGTCTTCGGGGGTACCGCTGGTACAGGCGTTCGATATTATCGGCCGGGGTCATGAAAACCCCGCCATGCAAAAACTGCTGCTCGGCGTCAAGGCCGACATCGAAAGTGGCAGCAACCTGTCCGAAGCCTTGGCCAAGCATCCTTATCATTTTGACGATCTGTTCTGCAACCTGGTACGCGCGGGGGAACACGCCGGTATTCTGGACGATATCCTGGACAAGATTGCCCTCTATAAGGAAAAGACCGAGGCGATCAAGGGCAAGATCAAAAAAGCTATGTTCTATCCCACCGCGGTCATCGTGGTCGCCTTCCTCATCACCGCAATTTTGATGCTCTTCGTTATCCCTGAATTCGAGAACCTTTTTTCCGGTTTCGGCGCCGATTTGCCCGCCCTGACCAAATTCGTGGTCAATATGTCGGAAATTTTCCAGCAATACTGGTGGGCGATATTTGGCGGCATCATCGGTGGTGTTTACGCCCTGATACAGGCCAAGAAGCGATCGAAAAAATTCAATGTTTTTCTCGACAAGGTATTGATCAAGATGCCGATCCTCGGCCCGATCCTGAACAAGGCCGCCATCGCCCGGTATGCCCGGACCCTGGCCACCATGTTTGCCGCCGGTGTCCCCCTGGTCGAAGCCATGGAATCGGTGGCCGGCGCCGTCGGCAATGTAGTCTACGGTAACGCGGTATTACGCATGCGCGATGAAGTCGCCACGGGAACCCAGCTGAACGTCGCCATGAAGTCCGCCAACCTGTTTCCCAATATGGTGATACAGATGACCGCCATCGGCGAAGAGGCCGGCTCCATGGACACGATGCTGTCCAAGGTCGCCGACTTCTATGAAGAAGAAGTCGATAATGCCGTGGACAGTCTCAGCAGCCTGCTGGAGCCGATCATCATGGTCTTTCTGGGAGTGCTGATCGGCGGCCTGGTCATTGCCATGTACCTGCCGATCTTCCAGATGGGTAAGGTCGTCGGCGGCTAA
- a CDS encoding Nudix family hydrolase, translating into MSEVIHVAAGVIYNAAGEVLLARRAEHRHQGGLWEFPGGKIEAGETVEQALARELHEEVGITVSHSEPLIRIPHDYADRRVVLDVRAVRAFSGEAHGREGQPVRWVAPPRLNDYAMPAANRPIVNALRLPAECLITPPLESEEQWLSVLKKSLQQGVRLVQLRLKELAADRIDALTRKALALCHAHGCQVLLNADPPQFAHLPVDGFHLPSATLSRYSSRPVAADKWLSASVHNRAELAEATRLEVDFAFVAPVQATRTHPDAVPLGWAGFAELADAAAFPVYALGGMQRRDVILARQYGGQGIAGIRVFVEGDA; encoded by the coding sequence ATGTCTGAAGTGATTCATGTCGCTGCAGGTGTGATTTACAACGCGGCCGGCGAGGTATTGCTGGCCCGGCGCGCGGAGCATCGTCATCAGGGGGGATTGTGGGAATTTCCCGGCGGCAAGATCGAAGCCGGCGAGACGGTGGAACAGGCTCTGGCCCGCGAACTGCATGAGGAGGTGGGGATTACGGTAAGTCACAGCGAGCCGTTGATTCGCATCCCGCATGATTATGCCGATCGCAGGGTCGTGCTGGATGTCCGTGCGGTGCGGGCCTTTAGCGGCGAGGCGCACGGGCGCGAGGGGCAGCCGGTGCGCTGGGTGGCGCCACCCCGGCTGAACGACTATGCCATGCCGGCCGCCAACCGGCCGATCGTGAACGCCCTGCGCCTGCCTGCCGAGTGCCTGATTACCCCGCCGCTCGAGAGCGAGGAACAGTGGTTGTCCGTGCTCAAAAAAAGCCTGCAACAGGGCGTGCGCCTGGTTCAGTTACGGCTCAAGGAGCTGGCCGCGGATCGGATCGATGCCCTGACGCGCAAGGCGCTGGCCCTGTGCCATGCCCATGGTTGCCAGGTCCTGCTCAATGCCGATCCGCCGCAGTTCGCCCATCTGCCGGTGGATGGCTTTCATTTACCCTCGGCAACATTGTCACGCTATAGCTCGCGGCCGGTTGCAGCTGACAAATGGCTGTCGGCCTCGGTTCACAACCGGGCCGAGCTGGCCGAGGCGACCCGGCTGGAGGTGGATTTCGCATTTGTGGCCCCGGTGCAGGCGACCCGAACCCATCCCGATGCGGTGCCACTGGGCTGGGCCGGCTTTGCGGAACTGGCCGACGCGGCCGCGTTTCCGGTGTACGCCCTGGGCGGCATGCAGCGCCGTGATGTGATCCTGGCCCGACAGTATGGCGGGCAGGGCATCGCCGGAATTCGAGTGTTTGTTGAAGGAGACGCGTAA
- the pilB gene encoding type IV-A pilus assembly ATPase PilB: MATPGVQMQLSGLARKLVQDGILSDADAQKASTDSIQQKMLFVSYLVQKGMADARKIAQAAADEFGVPVMDIDVVDIEPDTIKLVKEELIRKHHTLPLFRRGNRLFVAVSDPTNLQALDEIKFHVGMTTEPILVQDDKLSKTIDRAMEAADTGLSALAGDDDLDDVEFSDDEAAAGEAVTESDADDTPVVRFVNKVLLDAINKGASDIHFEPYEKSFRVRFRQDGILKEVAAPPVGMAPRIAARLKVMSRLDISERRLPQDGRIKLNLSKTRAIDFRVNTCPTLFGEKIVMRILDPTSAQMGIDALGYEEEQKQLYLENLHKPYGMILVTGPTGSGKTVSLYTGVNILNQPDVNISTAEDPVEINLPGVNQVNVNTKVGLDFARALRAFLRQDPDIILVGEIRDLETAEIAIKAAQTGHMVLSTLHTNDAPQTLNRLMNMGVPPYNIASAVNLIIAQRLARRLCNNCKEPQDIPRETLLEEGFTEEEIKTGFKIYGAKGCDQCTNGYKGRLGIYQVMPISDALSRLIMEGANAMQLADQAEKEGIPDIRKSGLKKVKDGLTSLDEVNRVTKD; encoded by the coding sequence ATGGCCACCCCCGGCGTACAAATGCAATTAAGCGGCCTGGCCCGCAAGCTGGTGCAGGACGGGATCCTCTCGGATGCCGATGCCCAGAAAGCGTCCACCGATTCCATCCAGCAGAAGATGCTGTTCGTCAGCTATCTGGTACAGAAAGGGATGGCAGACGCCAGAAAAATCGCCCAGGCGGCGGCCGACGAGTTCGGCGTGCCGGTGATGGATATCGATGTCGTCGACATCGAGCCGGACACCATCAAACTGGTCAAGGAAGAGCTGATACGCAAACACCATACCCTGCCGCTGTTCCGGCGCGGCAACCGCCTGTTCGTGGCGGTCTCGGATCCCACCAACCTGCAGGCGCTGGACGAGATCAAGTTCCACGTCGGCATGACCACCGAGCCGATTCTGGTCCAGGACGACAAGCTGAGCAAGACCATCGACCGGGCCATGGAAGCGGCCGATACCGGCCTCTCGGCGCTGGCCGGCGACGATGATCTCGATGATGTGGAGTTCAGCGATGATGAGGCCGCCGCCGGCGAAGCCGTCACCGAATCCGATGCCGACGACACTCCCGTGGTGCGTTTCGTCAACAAGGTCCTGCTGGATGCCATTAACAAGGGCGCCTCGGATATCCATTTCGAGCCCTATGAGAAAAGCTTCCGGGTCCGTTTCCGTCAGGACGGGATATTGAAAGAAGTGGCCGCCCCGCCGGTGGGGATGGCGCCGCGCATCGCCGCGCGCCTCAAGGTGATGTCACGCCTGGACATCTCCGAGCGCCGCCTGCCCCAGGACGGCCGGATCAAGCTGAATCTTTCCAAGACCCGGGCCATCGACTTTCGTGTCAATACCTGCCCGACCCTGTTCGGCGAGAAGATCGTCATGCGTATCCTCGATCCCACCAGCGCCCAGATGGGGATCGATGCGCTCGGTTATGAGGAAGAGCAAAAACAGCTCTATCTGGAAAATCTCCATAAACCCTATGGCATGATTCTGGTCACCGGCCCGACCGGTAGTGGTAAAACCGTCTCGTTGTATACCGGGGTCAACATCCTCAATCAGCCGGATGTGAATATCTCCACGGCCGAGGATCCGGTGGAAATCAACCTGCCGGGGGTCAACCAGGTCAACGTCAATACCAAGGTAGGTCTTGATTTTGCCCGAGCCCTGCGCGCCTTCCTGCGCCAGGACCCGGACATCATTCTGGTGGGCGAGATCCGTGACCTGGAAACCGCCGAGATCGCGATCAAGGCGGCCCAGACCGGCCACATGGTCCTTTCCACCCTGCATACCAACGACGCGCCCCAGACCCTCAACCGCCTGATGAACATGGGGGTGCCTCCCTACAACATTGCCTCGGCAGTCAACCTGATCATCGCCCAGCGCCTGGCCCGGAGGCTATGCAACAACTGCAAGGAGCCGCAGGATATCCCCCGCGAGACGTTGCTGGAGGAAGGCTTCACAGAAGAAGAAATTAAGACCGGTTTCAAAATTTACGGTGCCAAAGGCTGCGATCAATGCACCAACGGCTACAAGGGCCGACTCGGGATCTATCAGGTGATGCCGATCTCCGATGCCCTGAGTCGACTGATCATGGAAGGGGCCAATGCCATGCAACTGGCCGACCAGGCGGAAAAAGAAGGTATACCGGATATCCGCAAATCGGGGCTGAAAAAAGTCAAGGACGGACTGACCAGTCTGGATGAGGTCAACCGTGTCACAAAAGACTAA
- the zapD gene encoding cell division protein ZapD — protein MDNPIVYEQPLNERIRTYLRLEHLFKQAAYTLRGFSVWDSRATVNALIDILEIVSRGELKAETLKELDRLQAALSRLRDMPGVDREQLNTILSQLDAAQKELHGLQGHPGQSLRDNELIASLRQRGTITAGSCSFDLPGYHYWLQQDPEVRIAKLETWYEELNTILKPVSLILGILRESADSREVVAEKGFYQQSLDSQTRAQLLRVTLDNSLDCYPEISGGKHRFSVRFVRPGDSGRPVQMDGTVNFQLTCCTL, from the coding sequence GTGGATAATCCGATCGTTTACGAGCAACCCCTGAACGAACGCATCCGCACCTACCTGCGGCTCGAGCACCTGTTCAAACAGGCAGCCTATACCCTGCGCGGCTTTTCGGTCTGGGACTCGCGCGCCACCGTCAATGCGTTGATCGATATCCTGGAGATCGTCTCCCGGGGCGAGCTCAAGGCGGAAACCCTCAAGGAGCTGGATCGACTCCAGGCCGCGCTCTCCCGTCTGCGCGACATGCCCGGCGTGGATCGCGAGCAACTGAATACCATCCTCTCCCAGCTGGATGCCGCCCAGAAGGAACTGCATGGCCTGCAGGGCCACCCCGGGCAAAGCCTGCGCGACAATGAACTGATAGCCAGCCTGCGCCAGCGCGGGACCATCACCGCCGGCAGCTGCAGTTTCGATCTGCCCGGCTATCACTACTGGCTGCAGCAGGATCCCGAAGTGCGCATTGCCAAACTGGAGACATGGTACGAGGAGCTGAACACCATTCTCAAGCCGGTCAGCCTGATCCTCGGGATCCTCCGCGAGTCGGCCGACTCCCGCGAGGTGGTGGCGGAAAAAGGCTTTTATCAGCAAAGCCTCGACAGCCAGACACGGGCGCAGCTGCTGCGGGTCACGCTCGACAATTCGCTGGACTGCTACCCGGAGATCAGCGGCGGCAAACACCGCTTCAGTGTCCGTTTTGTGCGCCCCGGCGACAGCGGGCGCCCGGTACAGATGGACGGGACGGTCAACTTCCAGCTGACCTGCTGCACCCTATGA
- a CDS encoding A24 family peptidase → MSYLQLLQDSPVLFLAVVFLLGLIVGSFLNVVILRLPLMLHRQWQGDCLEYLTEHHPHQLKTGQPPAESGPYNLLTPASRCPHCGHAIRAWENIPVISYLLLRGRCNNCQTPISARYPIIELVSGLLAALTAWQFGVTPTAVFAIVLTWALIVLTMIDYDHFYLPDNIVLPLLWLGLLLNSQGLFTDITSALFGAMAGYLALWSVYQLFKLVTGKEGMGYGDFKLLAMLGAWLGWQMLPAIILLSSLVGAVVGIALILFRQHQAGKPIPFGPYLAAAGWIALLWGPQLNQAYLNWLQG, encoded by the coding sequence ATGAGCTATCTCCAGCTGCTGCAGGACAGCCCGGTGTTATTTTTGGCCGTGGTGTTTCTGCTCGGCCTGATCGTCGGCAGTTTTCTGAACGTAGTGATTCTGCGTCTGCCGTTGATGCTGCACCGCCAGTGGCAGGGTGACTGCCTGGAGTATCTGACTGAACATCACCCCCACCAGCTCAAAACCGGGCAGCCGCCGGCGGAAAGCGGCCCGTATAATCTACTGACCCCCGCCTCGCGCTGCCCGCATTGCGGCCACGCCATCCGCGCCTGGGAGAACATCCCGGTCATCAGTTATCTGCTGCTGCGCGGGCGCTGCAATAATTGCCAGACCCCCATTTCAGCCCGCTACCCGATCATCGAACTGGTCAGTGGCCTGCTGGCGGCGCTCACCGCCTGGCAGTTCGGTGTCACGCCCACGGCCGTCTTCGCCATAGTACTGACCTGGGCGCTGATTGTGCTGACGATGATCGATTACGATCATTTTTATCTGCCCGACAATATCGTGCTGCCGCTGTTGTGGCTCGGGCTGCTGCTCAACAGTCAGGGGCTTTTTACCGATATCACTTCGGCCCTGTTCGGAGCCATGGCCGGGTATCTGGCACTGTGGAGCGTTTATCAGCTGTTCAAACTCGTGACCGGCAAGGAAGGCATGGGCTATGGCGATTTCAAGCTGCTGGCGATGCTCGGCGCCTGGCTGGGCTGGCAGATGTTGCCGGCCATTATCCTGCTCTCCTCGCTGGTCGGCGCCGTGGTCGGCATCGCGCTGATTCTGTTCAGGCAACATCAGGCCGGCAAACCGATTCCCTTTGGTCCCTATCTGGCGGCCGCCGGCTGGATCGCCCTGCTCTGGGGGCCGCAACTCAATCAGGCCTATCTGAACTGGCTTCAGGGCTAG